The following are encoded together in the Neomonachus schauinslandi chromosome X, ASM220157v2, whole genome shotgun sequence genome:
- the IRAK1 gene encoding interleukin-1 receptor-associated kinase 1 isoform X3, whose product MAGGPGPGDPAAPGAQHFLYEVPPWVMCRFYKVMDALEPADWCQFAALIVRDQTELRLCERSGQRTASVLWPWINRNARVADLVSILTHLQLLRARDIITAWHPPAPLLPPSTSTPRPSSPPAPCEAEVPRPRKLQTSASTLPSPAFPGSQTHSGAELGPVPSPAALQPPPPYPAPSSTKPNPESPVSLLQGAQPSPFCWPLSEISQGTHNFSEELKIGEGGFGCVYRAVMRNTLYAVKRLKEGADLEWTTVKQSFLTEVGQLSRFRHPNIVDFAGYCAQSGFYCLVYGFLPNGSLEDRLHSQSQACPPLSWPQRLNILLGTARAIQFLHQDSPSLIHGDVKSSNVLLDERLMPKLGDFGLARLSRFAGASPGQSSTVARTRTVRGTLAYLPEDYVKTGRLAVDTDTFSFGVVVLETLAGQRAVRTHGAGTKYLVYESLEKLQAAVAGPALQPEAASRGPSSPQENSYISLTGSAPRGASPVQPLAVPSGAPAQAPEWLQKGPNQPVESDESVSGLSAALHSWHLSPSCPPGLAWPGSPGQGATVWAPAALGQAGCTQGGATQESSWGSGPGPQLTAMEGSLVSSSASSRPPRIVINPARQKMVQKLALYEDGVLDSLQLLSSSSLPGFAVEHQNRQGPEESDEFQS is encoded by the exons atGGCCGGTGGGCCGGGCCCGGGGGACCCCGCGGCCCCCGGCGCCCAGCACTTCTTGTACGAGGTGCCGCCCTGGGTCATGTGCCGCTTCTACAAAGTGATGGACGCCCTGGAGCCCGCCGACTGGTGCCAGTTCG CCGCCCTGATCGTGCGCGACCAGACCGAGCTGCGGCTGTGCGAGCGCTCCGGACAGCGCACGGCCAGCGTCCTGTGGCCCTGGATCAACCGCAACGCCCGCGTGGCCGACCTCGTGAGCATCCTCACGCACCTGCAGTTGCTGCGCGCTCGGGACATCATCACGGCCT GGCACCCTCCCGCCCCTCTTCTGCCCCCCAGCACCAGCACCCCGAGGCCCAGCAGCCCCCCTGCACCCTGTGAGGCTGAGGTCCCCCGCCCCCGGAAGTTGCAGACGTCAGCCTCCACACTCCCCTCCCCAG CTTTTCCAGGCTCCCAGACCCATTCTGGGGCTGAGCTCGGTCCTGTCCCAAGCCCTGCTGCCCTCCAGCCACCACCACCATATCCAGCCCCTTCCTCTACCAAG CCTAACCCAGAGAGCCCAGTGTCCCTCCTGCAGGGGGCCCAGCCCTCTCCATTCTGCTGGCCCCTCAGCGAGATCTCCCAGGGCACCCACAACTTCTCAGAGGAGCTGAAGATCGGGGAGGGTGGCTTCGGGTGTGTGTACCGGGCGGTGATGAGGAACACGCTGTATGCTGTGAAGAGGCTGAAGGAG GGGGCCGACCTGGAGTGGACCACAGTGAAGCAGAGCTTCCTGACCGAAGTGGGGCAACTGTCACG GTTTCGTCACCCAAACATCGTGGACTTCGCTGGCTACTGTGCTCAGAGTGGCTTCTACTGCCTCGTCTATGGCTTCCTGCCCAATGGCTCCCTGGAAGACCGCCTGCACTCCCAG AGCCAGgcctgcccccctctctcctgGCCTCAGCGACTGAACATCCTTCTGGGCACAGCACGGGCGATTCAGTTTTTACACCAGGACAGCCCCAGCCTCATCCATGGAGATGTCAAAAG tTCCAACGTCCTTCTGGATGAGAGACTGATGCCCAAACTGGGAGACTTTGGCCTGGCCCGTCTCAGCCGTTTTGCAGGGGCCAGTCCCGGCCAGAGCAGCACGGTGGCCCGGACACGGACCGTGCGTGGCACCCTGGCCTACCTGCCTGAGGATTACGTCAAGACAGGGAGACTGGCCGTGGACACGGATACCTTCAGCTTCGGCGTG GTAGTGCTGGAGACCCTGGCGGGCCAGAGGGCCGTGAGGACGCATGGTGCCGGGACCAAGTATCTG GTGTATGAGAGTCTGGAGAAGCTGCAGGCGGCCGTGGCAGGACCAGCCCTGCAGCCAGAGGCTGCCAGCCGAGGCCCCTCTTCCCCACAGGAAAACTCCTACATTTCCCTCACTGGCAGTGCCCCACGTGGTGCCAGCCCAGTGCAGCCCCTGGCGGTTCCCTCAGGAGCACCAGCCCAGGCTCCAGAGTGGCTCCAGAAAGGCCCCAACCAGCCCGTGGAAAGTGACGAGAGTGTGTCCGGGCTGTCTGCTGCCCTGCATTCCTGGCACCTGAGCCCGAGCTGCCCGCCGGGCCTGGCCTGGCCAGGCAGCCCCGGGCAAGGGGCCACCGTGTGGGCCCCAGCAGCCCTTGGGCAGGCCGGCTGTACTCAAGGGGGCGCCACCCAAGAGTCGAGCTGGGGGAGTGGCCCAGGGCCCCAGCTGACAGCTATGGAAG GATCGCTCGTGAGCAGCTCCGCCTCATCGCGACCGCCGCGGATCGTCATCAACCCGGCCCGACAGAAGATGGTGCAGAAGCTGGCCTTGTATGAGGATGGGGTCCTGGACAGCCTGCAGCTGCTGTCATCAAGCTCCCTCCCAG GCTTCGCCGTGGAACACCAAAACAGGCAGGGGCCCGAAGAGAGTGATGAATTTCAGAGCTGA
- the IRAK1 gene encoding interleukin-1 receptor-associated kinase 1 isoform X2: MAGGPGPGDPAAPGAQHFLYEVPPWVMCRFYKVMDALEPADWCQFAALIVRDQTELRLCERSGQRTASVLWPWINRNARVADLVSILTHLQLLRARDIITAWHPPAPLLPPSTSTPRPSSPPAPCEAEVPRPRKLQTSASTLPSPAFPGSQTHSGAELGPVPSPAALQPPPPYPAPSSTKPNPESPVSLLQGAQPSPFCWPLSEISQGTHNFSEELKIGEGGFGCVYRAVMRNTLYAVKRLKEGADLEWTTVKQSFLTEVGQLSRFRHPNIVDFAGYCAQSGFYCLVYGFLPNGSLEDRLHSQSQACPPLSWPQRLNILLGTARAIQFLHQDSPSLIHGDVKSSNVLLDERLMPKLGDFGLARLSRFAGASPGQSSTVARTRTVRGTLAYLPEDYVKTGRLAVDTDTFSFGVVVLETLAGQRAVRTHGAGTKYLKDLVEEEAEEAGVTLKSTQTTLQAGLATDAWAAPIATQICKKHMDPRPGPCPPELGLALGQLACCCLHRRAKRRPPMTQENSYISLTGSAPRGASPVQPLAVPSGAPAQAPEWLQKGPNQPVESDESVSGLSAALHSWHLSPSCPPGLAWPGSPGQGATVWAPAALGQAGCTQGGATQESSWGSGPGPQLTAMEGSLVSSSASSRPPRIVINPARQKMVQKLALYEDGVLDSLQLLSSSSLPGFAVEHQNRQGPEESDEFQS; the protein is encoded by the exons atGGCCGGTGGGCCGGGCCCGGGGGACCCCGCGGCCCCCGGCGCCCAGCACTTCTTGTACGAGGTGCCGCCCTGGGTCATGTGCCGCTTCTACAAAGTGATGGACGCCCTGGAGCCCGCCGACTGGTGCCAGTTCG CCGCCCTGATCGTGCGCGACCAGACCGAGCTGCGGCTGTGCGAGCGCTCCGGACAGCGCACGGCCAGCGTCCTGTGGCCCTGGATCAACCGCAACGCCCGCGTGGCCGACCTCGTGAGCATCCTCACGCACCTGCAGTTGCTGCGCGCTCGGGACATCATCACGGCCT GGCACCCTCCCGCCCCTCTTCTGCCCCCCAGCACCAGCACCCCGAGGCCCAGCAGCCCCCCTGCACCCTGTGAGGCTGAGGTCCCCCGCCCCCGGAAGTTGCAGACGTCAGCCTCCACACTCCCCTCCCCAG CTTTTCCAGGCTCCCAGACCCATTCTGGGGCTGAGCTCGGTCCTGTCCCAAGCCCTGCTGCCCTCCAGCCACCACCACCATATCCAGCCCCTTCCTCTACCAAG CCTAACCCAGAGAGCCCAGTGTCCCTCCTGCAGGGGGCCCAGCCCTCTCCATTCTGCTGGCCCCTCAGCGAGATCTCCCAGGGCACCCACAACTTCTCAGAGGAGCTGAAGATCGGGGAGGGTGGCTTCGGGTGTGTGTACCGGGCGGTGATGAGGAACACGCTGTATGCTGTGAAGAGGCTGAAGGAG GGGGCCGACCTGGAGTGGACCACAGTGAAGCAGAGCTTCCTGACCGAAGTGGGGCAACTGTCACG GTTTCGTCACCCAAACATCGTGGACTTCGCTGGCTACTGTGCTCAGAGTGGCTTCTACTGCCTCGTCTATGGCTTCCTGCCCAATGGCTCCCTGGAAGACCGCCTGCACTCCCAG AGCCAGgcctgcccccctctctcctgGCCTCAGCGACTGAACATCCTTCTGGGCACAGCACGGGCGATTCAGTTTTTACACCAGGACAGCCCCAGCCTCATCCATGGAGATGTCAAAAG tTCCAACGTCCTTCTGGATGAGAGACTGATGCCCAAACTGGGAGACTTTGGCCTGGCCCGTCTCAGCCGTTTTGCAGGGGCCAGTCCCGGCCAGAGCAGCACGGTGGCCCGGACACGGACCGTGCGTGGCACCCTGGCCTACCTGCCTGAGGATTACGTCAAGACAGGGAGACTGGCCGTGGACACGGATACCTTCAGCTTCGGCGTG GTAGTGCTGGAGACCCTGGCGGGCCAGAGGGCCGTGAGGACGCATGGTGCCGGGACCAAGTATCTG AAAGACCTCGTTGAAGAAGAGGCCGAGGAGGCCGGGGTGACTTTGAAAAGCACCCAGACCACACTCCAAGCAGGTCTGGCCACAGATGCCTGGGCTGCCCCAATTGCCACCCAGATCTGTAAGAAGCACATGGACCCCAGGCCTGGGCCATGCCCACCCGAgctgggcctggccctgggccagCTGGCTTGCTGCTGCCTGCACCGCCGGGCCAAGAGGAGACCCCCCATGACCCAG GAAAACTCCTACATTTCCCTCACTGGCAGTGCCCCACGTGGTGCCAGCCCAGTGCAGCCCCTGGCGGTTCCCTCAGGAGCACCAGCCCAGGCTCCAGAGTGGCTCCAGAAAGGCCCCAACCAGCCCGTGGAAAGTGACGAGAGTGTGTCCGGGCTGTCTGCTGCCCTGCATTCCTGGCACCTGAGCCCGAGCTGCCCGCCGGGCCTGGCCTGGCCAGGCAGCCCCGGGCAAGGGGCCACCGTGTGGGCCCCAGCAGCCCTTGGGCAGGCCGGCTGTACTCAAGGGGGCGCCACCCAAGAGTCGAGCTGGGGGAGTGGCCCAGGGCCCCAGCTGACAGCTATGGAAG GATCGCTCGTGAGCAGCTCCGCCTCATCGCGACCGCCGCGGATCGTCATCAACCCGGCCCGACAGAAGATGGTGCAGAAGCTGGCCTTGTATGAGGATGGGGTCCTGGACAGCCTGCAGCTGCTGTCATCAAGCTCCCTCCCAG GCTTCGCCGTGGAACACCAAAACAGGCAGGGGCCCGAAGAGAGTGATGAATTTCAGAGCTGA
- the IRAK1 gene encoding interleukin-1 receptor-associated kinase 1 isoform X1, whose product MAGGPGPGDPAAPGAQHFLYEVPPWVMCRFYKVMDALEPADWCQFAALIVRDQTELRLCERSGQRTASVLWPWINRNARVADLVSILTHLQLLRARDIITAWHPPAPLLPPSTSTPRPSSPPAPCEAEVPRPRKLQTSASTLPSPAFPGSQTHSGAELGPVPSPAALQPPPPYPAPSSTKPNPESPVSLLQGAQPSPFCWPLSEISQGTHNFSEELKIGEGGFGCVYRAVMRNTLYAVKRLKEGADLEWTTVKQSFLTEVGQLSRFRHPNIVDFAGYCAQSGFYCLVYGFLPNGSLEDRLHSQSQACPPLSWPQRLNILLGTARAIQFLHQDSPSLIHGDVKSSNVLLDERLMPKLGDFGLARLSRFAGASPGQSSTVARTRTVRGTLAYLPEDYVKTGRLAVDTDTFSFGVVVLETLAGQRAVRTHGAGTKYLKDLVEEEAEEAGVTLKSTQTTLQAGLATDAWAAPIATQICKKHMDPRPGPCPPELGLALGQLACCCLHRRAKRRPPMTQVYESLEKLQAAVAGPALQPEAASRGPSSPQENSYISLTGSAPRGASPVQPLAVPSGAPAQAPEWLQKGPNQPVESDESVSGLSAALHSWHLSPSCPPGLAWPGSPGQGATVWAPAALGQAGCTQGGATQESSWGSGPGPQLTAMEGSLVSSSASSRPPRIVINPARQKMVQKLALYEDGVLDSLQLLSSSSLPGFAVEHQNRQGPEESDEFQS is encoded by the exons atGGCCGGTGGGCCGGGCCCGGGGGACCCCGCGGCCCCCGGCGCCCAGCACTTCTTGTACGAGGTGCCGCCCTGGGTCATGTGCCGCTTCTACAAAGTGATGGACGCCCTGGAGCCCGCCGACTGGTGCCAGTTCG CCGCCCTGATCGTGCGCGACCAGACCGAGCTGCGGCTGTGCGAGCGCTCCGGACAGCGCACGGCCAGCGTCCTGTGGCCCTGGATCAACCGCAACGCCCGCGTGGCCGACCTCGTGAGCATCCTCACGCACCTGCAGTTGCTGCGCGCTCGGGACATCATCACGGCCT GGCACCCTCCCGCCCCTCTTCTGCCCCCCAGCACCAGCACCCCGAGGCCCAGCAGCCCCCCTGCACCCTGTGAGGCTGAGGTCCCCCGCCCCCGGAAGTTGCAGACGTCAGCCTCCACACTCCCCTCCCCAG CTTTTCCAGGCTCCCAGACCCATTCTGGGGCTGAGCTCGGTCCTGTCCCAAGCCCTGCTGCCCTCCAGCCACCACCACCATATCCAGCCCCTTCCTCTACCAAG CCTAACCCAGAGAGCCCAGTGTCCCTCCTGCAGGGGGCCCAGCCCTCTCCATTCTGCTGGCCCCTCAGCGAGATCTCCCAGGGCACCCACAACTTCTCAGAGGAGCTGAAGATCGGGGAGGGTGGCTTCGGGTGTGTGTACCGGGCGGTGATGAGGAACACGCTGTATGCTGTGAAGAGGCTGAAGGAG GGGGCCGACCTGGAGTGGACCACAGTGAAGCAGAGCTTCCTGACCGAAGTGGGGCAACTGTCACG GTTTCGTCACCCAAACATCGTGGACTTCGCTGGCTACTGTGCTCAGAGTGGCTTCTACTGCCTCGTCTATGGCTTCCTGCCCAATGGCTCCCTGGAAGACCGCCTGCACTCCCAG AGCCAGgcctgcccccctctctcctgGCCTCAGCGACTGAACATCCTTCTGGGCACAGCACGGGCGATTCAGTTTTTACACCAGGACAGCCCCAGCCTCATCCATGGAGATGTCAAAAG tTCCAACGTCCTTCTGGATGAGAGACTGATGCCCAAACTGGGAGACTTTGGCCTGGCCCGTCTCAGCCGTTTTGCAGGGGCCAGTCCCGGCCAGAGCAGCACGGTGGCCCGGACACGGACCGTGCGTGGCACCCTGGCCTACCTGCCTGAGGATTACGTCAAGACAGGGAGACTGGCCGTGGACACGGATACCTTCAGCTTCGGCGTG GTAGTGCTGGAGACCCTGGCGGGCCAGAGGGCCGTGAGGACGCATGGTGCCGGGACCAAGTATCTG AAAGACCTCGTTGAAGAAGAGGCCGAGGAGGCCGGGGTGACTTTGAAAAGCACCCAGACCACACTCCAAGCAGGTCTGGCCACAGATGCCTGGGCTGCCCCAATTGCCACCCAGATCTGTAAGAAGCACATGGACCCCAGGCCTGGGCCATGCCCACCCGAgctgggcctggccctgggccagCTGGCTTGCTGCTGCCTGCACCGCCGGGCCAAGAGGAGACCCCCCATGACCCAG GTGTATGAGAGTCTGGAGAAGCTGCAGGCGGCCGTGGCAGGACCAGCCCTGCAGCCAGAGGCTGCCAGCCGAGGCCCCTCTTCCCCACAGGAAAACTCCTACATTTCCCTCACTGGCAGTGCCCCACGTGGTGCCAGCCCAGTGCAGCCCCTGGCGGTTCCCTCAGGAGCACCAGCCCAGGCTCCAGAGTGGCTCCAGAAAGGCCCCAACCAGCCCGTGGAAAGTGACGAGAGTGTGTCCGGGCTGTCTGCTGCCCTGCATTCCTGGCACCTGAGCCCGAGCTGCCCGCCGGGCCTGGCCTGGCCAGGCAGCCCCGGGCAAGGGGCCACCGTGTGGGCCCCAGCAGCCCTTGGGCAGGCCGGCTGTACTCAAGGGGGCGCCACCCAAGAGTCGAGCTGGGGGAGTGGCCCAGGGCCCCAGCTGACAGCTATGGAAG GATCGCTCGTGAGCAGCTCCGCCTCATCGCGACCGCCGCGGATCGTCATCAACCCGGCCCGACAGAAGATGGTGCAGAAGCTGGCCTTGTATGAGGATGGGGTCCTGGACAGCCTGCAGCTGCTGTCATCAAGCTCCCTCCCAG GCTTCGCCGTGGAACACCAAAACAGGCAGGGGCCCGAAGAGAGTGATGAATTTCAGAGCTGA